The Kroppenstedtia pulmonis genome has a segment encoding these proteins:
- the thiS gene encoding sulfur carrier protein ThiS, whose protein sequence is MEIRLNGESYKLPPGVQTAEDLLHHLGIDQRIVVMEQNRTVLEREQWKETRINVGDELEIVHFVGGG, encoded by the coding sequence GTGGAAATTCGTTTAAACGGTGAAAGTTATAAATTGCCGCCGGGTGTACAAACTGCAGAGGATTTGTTGCATCATTTGGGCATTGATCAACGTATTGTGGTGATGGAACAGAATCGCACTGTTTTGGAACGTGAGCAGTGGAAGGAAACAAGAATCAATGTGGGAGATGAGTTGGAAATTGTCCATTTTGTGGGAGGCGGTTGA
- a CDS encoding thiamine phosphate synthase, with the protein MPGKLHLISKDGVSMNHGDDRWKQALGEVDRFHLRQKSLSPEQVYQWGKQLLEKRMIAEEKLVINSWWQVADRLGCVGVHLPENAPPVDWVRRQVRGTLQIGCSVHSPKKARQREKEGADYLLFGHVYGTPSKSGLRPRGLTGLKEVIQSVNIPVLAVGGIYLREQVREVMNTGCSGVAVISAVADAKDPGAMALQLKKWLKGYPDAHQERRESVGSFGKTERVRIGDSGGI; encoded by the coding sequence TTGCCGGGAAAACTTCACTTGATCAGCAAAGATGGAGTTTCCATGAACCATGGTGATGATAGATGGAAACAAGCATTGGGAGAGGTGGATCGATTTCATCTTCGTCAAAAAAGTTTATCTCCCGAACAGGTATATCAATGGGGAAAACAACTGTTGGAAAAACGAATGATAGCAGAAGAAAAGTTGGTCATTAACTCCTGGTGGCAAGTGGCGGACAGATTGGGATGCGTCGGTGTACACTTGCCTGAGAATGCTCCTCCTGTGGATTGGGTTCGCCGTCAGGTAAGAGGTACGTTACAAATCGGTTGTTCCGTACATTCCCCGAAAAAAGCAAGACAACGGGAAAAAGAAGGAGCGGATTATCTGTTATTTGGTCATGTGTATGGGACTCCATCGAAGTCGGGTCTCAGGCCCCGGGGGCTTACAGGTCTTAAAGAGGTAATTCAGTCTGTGAATATACCTGTTTTGGCTGTAGGCGGAATTTACCTCAGGGAACAGGTCAGGGAGGTGATGAATACCGGATGTTCGGGGGTTGCAGTCATATCAGCAGTGGCAGATGCAAAAGATCCCGGAGCTATGGCATTGCAATTGAAAAAGTGGTTGAAGGGATATCCTGATGCTCATCAGGAACGGCGTGAATCGGTTGGCAGCTTCGGGAAAACAGAGAGGGTACGGATCGGAGATTCAGGAGGAATATAA
- a CDS encoding 2Fe-2S iron-sulfur cluster-binding protein, translating into MPRVEIKVGTKDYTFECDQGENLLFEARARSIPIPFRCTSARCGTCRIEVMEGAEHLNEMGEREALRLGEEGIEKNQRLACQIFVEGDIRVAVPQPKLF; encoded by the coding sequence ATGCCACGGGTTGAGATCAAAGTTGGGACCAAGGATTATACCTTTGAGTGTGATCAAGGAGAGAACCTTCTGTTTGAAGCCAGAGCCCGATCCATTCCAATTCCCTTTCGATGCACATCAGCCCGCTGTGGAACATGTCGGATTGAAGTGATGGAAGGGGCAGAGCATCTCAATGAGATGGGAGAGCGGGAAGCCCTTCGACTTGGGGAAGAAGGTATAGAAAAAAATCAACGTTTAGCTTGCCAAATCTTTGTAGAAGGAGATATTCGAGTGGCAGTTCCCCAACCGAAGCTGTTTTGA
- a CDS encoding COG2426 family protein, translating into MKEWLSWFPDQLQVLVLAGLPFVELRGAIPVATLIGLPYHQALICGIVGNLLPIIPLLYFFDPLMVWISSKSPRYRRLFQRMQEKAGSKGGSIRRYGAAMGLFLFVLIPVPGSGAYTACFAASFFRVPFWTSAVSISAGTIGSGLLFATLSHYLAFWIGWL; encoded by the coding sequence ATGAAGGAATGGTTAAGTTGGTTTCCGGATCAATTGCAAGTCCTTGTATTGGCGGGGCTTCCTTTTGTAGAACTACGGGGGGCCATCCCGGTTGCAACGCTGATTGGCTTACCTTACCATCAGGCTCTGATCTGTGGAATTGTTGGTAATCTCCTTCCGATTATTCCGCTCTTGTATTTTTTTGATCCACTTATGGTTTGGATTTCTTCAAAGTCTCCTCGTTATCGCAGACTCTTTCAACGGATGCAGGAGAAAGCCGGGAGTAAAGGTGGCTCAATTCGTAGATATGGTGCCGCAATGGGATTATTTTTGTTTGTTTTGATTCCGGTTCCCGGAAGTGGTGCCTACACCGCCTGTTTCGCCGCATCTTTCTTTCGGGTTCCCTTTTGGACATCTGCGGTTTCAATCAGTGCAGGGACGATTGGATCTGGCCTGTTATTCGCAACGTTAAGTCACTATTTGGCTTTTTGGATCGGTTGGCTGTAA
- a CDS encoding DedA family protein — protein MEQVILDLLSQYGYLAIFIFLVLGIVGLPLPDEIMMTFIGYLSSIGHLSLYGTFLSALAGSVGGISISYFLGQKLGYPFLKRYGSKIFITQPRLHKSQLMFRKYGKWVLFFGYFIPGVRHITAYMAGISNMAWSQFILYAFMGAITWCSTFIGLGYLFGSHWHRLFEITHQYGALLAFILIPIVLALLIRYLLLHQKRCNSIRK, from the coding sequence ATGGAGCAAGTCATATTGGATCTCCTATCACAATACGGTTATCTGGCAATATTTATATTCTTGGTTTTGGGAATCGTAGGCCTGCCTTTGCCGGACGAAATCATGATGACTTTTATCGGATATTTATCGTCCATTGGTCATTTGAGCCTGTATGGGACATTTTTAAGTGCCCTTGCCGGTTCTGTCGGTGGGATCAGTATCAGCTACTTTCTGGGACAAAAATTGGGCTATCCCTTTTTGAAACGTTATGGAAGCAAAATTTTCATCACCCAACCCAGATTGCATAAATCCCAACTCATGTTTCGTAAGTATGGCAAGTGGGTCCTTTTTTTCGGGTATTTCATACCCGGTGTACGTCATATAACCGCATATATGGCAGGAATATCCAATATGGCATGGTCCCAGTTTATCCTCTATGCCTTTATGGGTGCAATTACCTGGTGTTCCACTTTTATCGGTCTCGGGTATTTATTCGGATCTCATTGGCACCGTCTTTTTGAAATCACCCATCAGTATGGAGCTTTACTTGCCTTCATCCTGATTCCCATTGTCTTGGCATTGCTGATCCGGTATCTTTTGTTACATCAAAAGCGATGTAACTCTATTCGAAAGTAA
- a CDS encoding isochorismatase family protein gives MDQQTMFWEYMMKEMDNLENIPLSTVIQEAGGAQHVHLVLVDILKGFCETGALSSKRVSEVIEPVKNLAESLLEKGMPTRNLLFLQDDHPVDAPEFASFPPHCVHGTEETEIVEPLRPLLETQGAELYTKNATSGLFAVNQNNRRFFDELEERMKNEAATFLVVGDCTDLCIYQNAMGIRMLANEKNLKNVRVMVSKTHSQTYHLSVEDARSSGAMAHDGDVMDTVFFYHMKLNGIEVYRNWV, from the coding sequence ATGGACCAACAAACGATGTTTTGGGAGTATATGATGAAAGAGATGGATAATCTGGAGAATATACCTTTATCCACAGTTATCCAGGAAGCAGGCGGAGCGCAACACGTTCATCTGGTTTTGGTGGATATTCTCAAAGGCTTCTGTGAAACAGGCGCCCTGTCTTCGAAACGTGTCAGTGAAGTGATCGAACCGGTAAAAAACCTGGCGGAATCTTTGTTGGAAAAGGGGATGCCAACGAGGAATTTGTTATTTTTACAGGATGATCATCCGGTGGATGCACCGGAATTTGCTTCCTTTCCTCCCCATTGTGTACACGGAACCGAGGAAACGGAAATTGTTGAACCATTGCGACCGTTGCTGGAAACTCAGGGAGCGGAGCTTTACACCAAAAATGCAACCAGTGGCCTCTTTGCTGTCAACCAAAACAATCGACGCTTCTTTGATGAATTGGAAGAGCGGATGAAGAACGAAGCTGCCACTTTTCTCGTGGTTGGGGACTGCACCGACTTATGCATATATCAGAATGCGATGGGGATCCGTATGTTGGCGAATGAAAAGAATCTTAAAAATGTCAGGGTTATGGTTTCCAAAACACACTCTCAAACTTATCATCTGTCAGTGGAAGATGCCCGGTCAAGTGGTGCCATGGCCCATGACGGAGACGTAATGGATACGGTGTTTTTCTATCACATGAAATTAAACGGGATCGAAGTTTACCGGAATTGGGTATAA
- a CDS encoding SIS domain-containing protein translates to MLMDYFNGIQAKLREVETEQQEAMLRAADEVARSIKADGLIFLFGSGHSHILAEEMFYRAGGLAPVRPILPENLMLHKGASSSSQLERQNGYASTFMEKEQIGPNDVVIVISTSGINPVPIDVALIAKEKGAFVIGLTSRSYSEQTPSKHESGYRLYEVVDLVLDNRIDKGDAMIKHEELPVKFGPGSTVIGACMLNGIFVQAIYQMVEQGMKPPVFLSGNAEGTDMHNTQLVAKYRERIPLLS, encoded by the coding sequence TTGCTAATGGATTATTTTAACGGAATCCAAGCCAAGCTGAGGGAAGTTGAAACGGAGCAACAAGAAGCGATGTTGCGGGCTGCTGATGAGGTAGCCCGCAGTATCAAAGCGGATGGGTTGATTTTTCTGTTTGGAAGCGGCCATTCACATATATTGGCAGAAGAGATGTTTTACCGTGCTGGCGGACTTGCCCCTGTTCGGCCGATACTGCCGGAAAATTTGATGTTGCATAAAGGGGCTTCCAGCTCTTCCCAACTGGAACGCCAAAACGGCTATGCAAGCACCTTTATGGAAAAGGAGCAGATCGGCCCCAACGATGTAGTGATTGTCATATCCACCTCTGGAATCAACCCGGTTCCCATCGATGTAGCTCTGATTGCCAAAGAAAAGGGAGCATTTGTGATTGGACTCACTTCCCGAAGCTATTCGGAACAAACACCATCCAAGCATGAAAGTGGCTATCGCTTGTATGAGGTGGTGGACCTTGTGCTGGATAACCGAATCGATAAAGGGGATGCGATGATCAAACACGAAGAGCTTCCTGTGAAATTCGGACCCGGATCCACTGTCATCGGTGCCTGTATGTTAAACGGAATATTCGTACAAGCCATATATCAAATGGTGGAGCAGGGTATGAAACCGCCTGTTTTTCTAAGTGGTAATGCAGAAGGGACAGATATGCATAACACACAACTGGTCGCGAAATACAGAGAGCGGATACCACTCTTGTCATAA
- the nagB gene encoding glucosamine-6-phosphate deaminase, with translation MKIVKTRDYDEMCDLAAQRIIKQVKSKSNSVLGLATGSTPLGVYQRLVSDYRQGDLSYDRVQTFNLDEYVGLSPDHPNSYCYYMRENLFSHLDLQPANTHLPKGEVGEEVCRQYEEKITKAGGIDLQILGLGLNGHIGFNEPGTSFSSRTHVVELDDSTRIANQRFFNSLDEVPTHAVTMGIATIMESREILLLVQGEKKADTLQRLLEGEITESLPGSVLRRHPRVTLIADEGALSKVETSHLNS, from the coding sequence ATGAAAATTGTGAAAACCCGTGACTATGATGAAATGTGTGATTTGGCTGCTCAGCGCATTATCAAACAGGTAAAGTCCAAATCGAATTCGGTGCTGGGATTGGCAACTGGAAGTACACCCCTGGGAGTTTATCAACGACTGGTATCCGATTATCGTCAAGGTGACTTATCCTATGACAGGGTCCAGACATTTAATCTGGATGAATATGTAGGTCTTTCACCGGATCATCCCAACAGTTATTGTTATTATATGAGGGAGAATCTCTTTTCTCATTTGGATCTTCAACCGGCCAACACCCATCTTCCGAAAGGTGAAGTTGGGGAAGAGGTATGTCGTCAATATGAAGAAAAGATTACAAAAGCAGGCGGGATTGATCTTCAGATTTTGGGGTTGGGTTTAAACGGTCATATTGGTTTTAACGAACCGGGGACCTCATTTTCTTCCCGGACTCACGTGGTAGAGTTAGACGACTCCACCCGGATTGCCAATCAACGATTTTTCAACAGTCTGGACGAAGTGCCGACACATGCTGTTACGATGGGCATTGCAACCATTATGGAGAGTCGGGAGATACTGCTGTTGGTTCAGGGAGAGAAAAAGGCGGATACCTTACAACGTCTGTTGGAAGGGGAAATTACGGAATCTCTTCCCGGTTCGGTACTCAGACGACATCCCCGTGTAACCTTGATCGCAGATGAGGGTGCATTGTCCAAAGTGGAAACATCACATCTGAATTCATAA
- the nagA gene encoding N-acetylglucosamine-6-phosphate deacetylase, whose translation MIHYDSTSKVLLGARVVSEQGTYSEGFVRFRDGLIQEVGSAEEWRRENGEEVISLSNRDTVVPGMIDVHIHGVNNADTMDASPEALDIIARALAREGTTAFLATTMTQDPASIEAALVNAAQYIKKGQSPGKAECLGIHLEGPFISPQRAGAQPLKYIQSPDVKQFQKWQEKCDGWIKLVTLAPEEPGGMELIRYLKEEGVISSIGHSDATFDILEQAVKMGCTHVTHLFNGMRGLHHREPGVVGAAFLKHELLVEVIADGIHICPEMLSLSYRQLTSNRLILITDSMRAKCLQEGSYDLGGQEVRVVGEEARLSDGTLAGSILKMDDGIRRMKRITGCSQEDLVQMSSLNAAIQLNLSHRKGSIRTGKDADLVVLDSDLGVRMTYCRGMLAYARNSYSESERSTQR comes from the coding sequence GTGATTCATTATGATTCGACTTCAAAAGTTTTACTTGGTGCAAGGGTTGTCAGTGAACAGGGGACATATTCCGAAGGGTTTGTCCGGTTCAGAGACGGTCTGATTCAAGAAGTGGGTTCTGCTGAGGAGTGGAGACGGGAAAACGGGGAAGAAGTGATTTCTCTGTCCAACCGTGATACGGTGGTACCCGGTATGATAGATGTGCATATTCACGGGGTTAACAATGCAGATACGATGGACGCAAGTCCGGAGGCCCTGGATATTATCGCAAGGGCTTTGGCAAGGGAAGGGACTACGGCATTTCTGGCAACTACCATGACGCAGGATCCTGCTTCCATCGAGGCTGCTTTAGTCAATGCGGCACAATATATTAAAAAAGGACAATCCCCGGGAAAGGCTGAATGCCTGGGTATTCATTTGGAGGGTCCTTTTATTTCCCCCCAGAGGGCAGGGGCACAACCTTTAAAATACATCCAATCTCCAGATGTGAAACAGTTTCAAAAGTGGCAAGAAAAATGCGATGGATGGATCAAACTGGTTACATTGGCACCGGAAGAACCTGGGGGTATGGAATTAATCCGATATCTGAAAGAGGAAGGTGTGATTTCCTCAATCGGACATTCAGATGCGACTTTTGATATTTTGGAACAGGCAGTTAAAATGGGGTGTACCCATGTCACCCATCTGTTTAATGGGATGAGAGGGTTGCATCATCGGGAGCCGGGAGTCGTAGGGGCGGCTTTCTTGAAACATGAACTCCTGGTGGAAGTGATTGCGGATGGAATTCATATTTGTCCGGAAATGCTGAGTTTAAGTTATCGTCAGCTTACCAGTAACCGATTAATTTTGATTACGGATTCGATGCGTGCTAAATGTTTGCAAGAGGGCAGCTATGATTTAGGAGGACAAGAAGTAAGGGTAGTGGGAGAGGAAGCACGCTTATCCGACGGGACCCTGGCTGGCAGTATTTTGAAAATGGATGATGGAATAAGGCGAATGAAGAGAATCACAGGATGTTCACAGGAAGATTTGGTACAGATGAGTTCGTTGAATGCTGCGATTCAGTTGAATCTGTCTCACCGAAAAGGAAGTATACGAACAGGAAAAGATGCTGATCTTGTCGTCTTGGATTCAGATTTGGGTGTTCGAATGACATATTGTCGTGGTATGCTAGCTTATGCCCGGAATTCGTATTCTGAATCAGAGAGGAGTACCCAGCGATGA
- a CDS encoding M42 family metallopeptidase: MDVLKELTEARGVPGYEDEVRRIMSRELKKNGTHIITDGMGSIFGEKKGEEGPRILLAGHMDEVGFMVTRIDKSGVLYFSPLGGWWDQVLLSQRVTVMTEKRSFTGVIGSKPPHILTLEEKSKVYPMREMFIDVGAKDKEQVKKWGIQVGDPVVPICPFEIMPDHDTILAKALDNRLGCYLALEVLRRIKEETHPNTLIAGATVQEEVGLRGATTAPYAVEPDIAIALDVGIAQDGPGSGNPDSPRLGGGPLITFLDATMIPNVRFRNLVMETADEHQIPVQVDTMMGGGTDAGKFHLFRKGIPSIVIGTAARYIHSHVSMVSKQDVENTVKLLVEIVKKLNDRQLEAIRSYQD; encoded by the coding sequence GTGGATGTGTTAAAAGAGTTAACGGAAGCCAGGGGTGTACCGGGTTATGAAGATGAAGTGAGAAGGATTATGAGCCGGGAGTTGAAAAAAAACGGCACTCACATCATTACAGATGGCATGGGGAGTATTTTTGGAGAGAAAAAAGGAGAAGAGGGTCCGCGAATTTTGTTGGCTGGTCATATGGACGAAGTAGGATTTATGGTAACACGGATTGATAAAAGCGGGGTGTTGTATTTTTCACCTTTAGGGGGATGGTGGGACCAGGTATTACTGTCCCAACGGGTAACCGTTATGACGGAAAAACGTTCTTTTACGGGTGTGATCGGTTCCAAACCACCTCACATCCTGACCTTGGAGGAAAAGTCCAAGGTGTATCCGATGAGGGAGATGTTTATTGATGTCGGGGCAAAAGATAAAGAACAGGTGAAAAAGTGGGGCATACAAGTGGGAGATCCCGTCGTTCCCATCTGTCCCTTTGAAATCATGCCTGACCATGATACAATCCTGGCCAAAGCCCTGGATAACCGTCTGGGTTGTTATTTGGCTCTGGAAGTGCTTCGCCGTATAAAGGAAGAAACTCATCCCAATACGTTAATTGCCGGGGCAACTGTTCAGGAAGAAGTGGGGCTTCGGGGTGCAACCACGGCCCCTTATGCTGTGGAGCCGGATATCGCCATTGCATTGGATGTGGGGATTGCCCAGGATGGTCCGGGTTCGGGTAATCCGGACAGCCCGAGGTTGGGAGGAGGTCCCTTGATCACATTTTTGGATGCTACAATGATTCCCAATGTCCGTTTTCGGAATTTGGTTATGGAGACAGCGGATGAACACCAGATTCCTGTTCAGGTGGATACGATGATGGGGGGAGGAACGGATGCAGGGAAGTTTCACCTTTTTCGCAAGGGCATTCCCTCCATTGTGATCGGAACCGCTGCCCGTTATATTCACAGTCATGTGTCCATGGTAAGTAAGCAGGATGTGGAAAATACAGTCAAGCTATTGGTGGAAATCGTGAAAAAGTTGAATGACCGGCAACTTGAGGCAATCCGTTCGTACCAGGATTAA